DNA from Planctomycetia bacterium:
CGTGGTCTTGAATGCACAGCGCCACTCGGTCGCCGTCTCCATCCGCCCCTGCCACCAGTAGGTGCTGCTGATCGGGCCGTCGATCTGCCCGCAGGCGGCGAGCCGATCGCGCACGATTGTCGTCACGCAGGCCTCGGCGGCCGCGGCGGAGTCGAACGTGGTGCGGATCTCGACGATCTCCGCGTCACAAGACGGCTCGCCGGCGGCAACGCTCATGCGGCCTCCATGGCGGGGCTGGACCCGTGCCCCAGCGAGGCGACGATCGCGGCATCGGGCTCGTCGTGCAGCGAGTCATGCCGCAGGTGCTCGTCGTGGCGGGTGAAGACCGCCGTGGCGGGGACGCTCCGCGGTGCGCCTGGCCGGCCGAGGCAGACGAGGGACGCAGAGGCCGCACCGTTCACGCCCGCCGTGCCGGCGCCGGGAGGGTGGCCGAGGACGAGGATCTCCCGAACAGCGGCGACGTCGCCTGCCGGGCAGCAGTCCGGCAGGCCGCAGGGCGGGTCGAACGGCACGGCCGGCGCGGCGATCGTGGCGGCGCCGGCCGCGGCGAGGGCCGTCGCGATCGTATCCACCGGGTCGTACTCGACCCCGCAGGTGGGACGGGTGCGGCGCGCCTCCCGCCACCAGGCGTCGACCGCCGTCCGCCATCGATCTTCGACCATGACCGGCGCAGCCGCCGCGCGCATGCGCCAGCGTCGGAACGCGGCCGCCACCGCGGCGGGCCGCGTGCCGGCGAGGGCGGCGACGAGCGGGCGGGTGACGGGCCAGTCGCGGGGCCTGGCGGCGAGCATCGCGCCGAAACGGGCCACCAGATCGACGGCCAGGCTCTCCGCGAGCGTCGGGCCCCGGTCCCGGGGGCGGGCCGCGGCCGACTCGCCGTCGCCGCTGGTGAACGGGTCGAACTCGTGCCCGTGCCGCACGCTCGCTCCGCGGAACGAGTCCGCCCAGACCACGCCGATGCGGATGCCGTGCCGGCTCGCCACCAGCTGTGCCTCCTCGAGCCAGGCATCACGATCGCCGGCGAGCAGCACGACGCCGACCGGCACACGGGCCTCGGTGCCGGCCGCCGGCCGCCCGTTGCGGCCGGCGCGGGGAACGGCCATGCCCGCGCGTGCCCAGCGGCGCAGTCCGGCAAGCAGGCGGCCCGCCCGGGTCGCCGCACCGGCGAGGACGCGTTCACGGGCGGCCCGGGCCCGCGGGCCACGCTGCCAGGGGCGGGCCTGTGCCGTCCAGGCCGTCGAGGTGAGCAGGTCGAAGGTGTCGCCCGCGAGCACGACATCGACCCGTTCCGGGGGCTCGTAGCGGCCATCGCGCCGCATGCCGGCCCGGATCACGGCCCGCCGAACCGCGGCCAGCCACTCGACC
Protein-coding regions in this window:
- the cutA gene encoding divalent-cation tolerance protein CutA, producing the protein MSVAAGEPSCDAEIVEIRTTFDSAAAAEACVTTIVRDRLAACGQIDGPISSTYWWQGRMETATEWRCAFKTTVARSAACRAAIVAAHPYETPELLLVRAGTSAPYAAWVAASVGAAS